One genomic window of Phalacrocorax aristotelis chromosome 21, bGulAri2.1, whole genome shotgun sequence includes the following:
- the CDK18 gene encoding cyclin-dependent kinase 18 isoform X2: MNKMKNFKRRFSLSVPRTETIEESLTEFTEQFNQLNNRRNEDLAQGHLQLGHLGRDFRADTSPISPPEAESQSPMAVRYRNNDQRRFSMEDVSKRLSLPMDIRLPPEFLQKLQMESPEFPKPLSRMSRRASLSDIGFGKLETYVKLDKLGEGTYATVFKGRSKLTENLVALKEIRLEHEEGAPCTAIREVSLLKNLKHANIVTLHDIIHTERSLTLVFEYLDNDLKQYLDNCGNLMSVHNVKIFMFQLLRGLAYCHGRKILHRDLKPQNLLINERGELKLADFGLARAKSVPTKTYSNEVVTLWYRPPDVLLGSTEYSTPIDLWGVGCIHYEMVTGRPMFPGSTVKEELHLIFRLLGTPTEDTWPGITSNEEFKAYNFTQYRAQPLINHAPRLDSEGIDLLMNLLLYEAKGRISAEAALRHAYFKSLGERVHLLPDNVSIFSLKEIQLQKDPGYRGSAFQQSARGKNRRQSIF, encoded by the exons ACCTGGCCCAAGGGCACCTGCAGCTGGGACACCTGGGCAGGGACTTCCGAGCAGACACCAGCCCCATCTCCCCCCCAGAGGCAGAAAGCCAGTCCCCGATGGCTGTGCGCTACCGCAACAACGACCAGCGCCGCTTCTCCATGGAG GATGTCAGCAAGCGTCTCTCCCTGCCCATGGACATCCGCCTGCCCCCGGAGTTCTTGCAGAAGCTGCAGATGGAGAGCCCGGAGTTCCCCAAGCCCCTCAGCAGGATGTCCCGACGGGCTTCCCTC TCAGATATTGGGTTTGGGAAGCTGGAAACCTATGTTAAACTGGACAAACTGGGAGAG GGCACTTACGCCACCGTCTTCAAGGGACGCAGCAAGCTGACCGAAAACCTCGTTGCCCTGAAGGAAATCCGCCTGGAGCACGAGGAAGGGGCACCTTGCACGGCCATACGGGAGG TGTCGCTGCTAAAGAACCTGAAACATGCCAACATCGTGACCCTGCACGACATCATCCACACGGAGCGCTCCCTCACCCTCGTCTTCGAGTACCTG GACAACGACCTCAAACAGTACCTCGATAACTGTGGGAACCTGATGAGCGTGCACAACGTGAAG aTATTCATGTTCCAGCTGCTGCGTGGTCTGGCTTACTGTCATGGGAGAAAGATCTTGCACCGAGACCTGAAACCCCAGAACCTGCTCATCAATGAGAGAGGAGAGCTCAAGCTGGCTGACTTTG GACTAGCCAGAGCCAAGTCAGTCCCTACGAAAACATATTCCAATGAGGTGGTTACCCTGTGGTACCGGCCCCCCGATGTCCTGCTGGGATCTACCGAGTATTCCACACCTATCGACCTGTG GGGTGTTGGGTGCATCCACTACGAGATGGTCACCGGACGGCCCATGTTCCCCGGCTCCACGGTGAAAGAAGAGCTGCACTTGATCTTCAGGCTGCTGG gaACCCCAACAGAAGACACCTGGCCTGGAATAACATCCAACGAGGAGTTTAAGGCTTACAATTTCACACAGTACCGAGCCCAGCCGTTAATAAATCACGCCCCAAG GCTGGACTCAGAAGGCATTGACTTGCTGATGAACCTCCTTCTG TACGAAGCCAAAGGCCGGATTTCAGCGGAGGCAGCCCTGCGGCACGCTTACTTCAAGAGCCTGGGAGAGCGGGTGCATCTGCTGCCTGACA ATGTCTCCATCTTCTCCCTGAAGGAGATCCAGCTTCAAAAGGACCCTGGCTACCGAGGTTCAGCCTTTCAGCAGTCAG cCCGAGGGAAGAACAGGAGGCAGAGTATATTTTAA